From the genome of Streptacidiphilus rugosus AM-16, one region includes:
- a CDS encoding DUF6213 family protein encodes MISVDLPLVALGEGGMLIPAEQVTDLLREIAGEYRSWVESDPTEAQSVADAALVLDRLADQIDVECIAASGDAD; translated from the coding sequence GTGATCAGCGTCGATCTCCCACTGGTCGCCCTCGGCGAGGGCGGCATGCTGATCCCCGCCGAGCAGGTGACCGACCTGCTGCGCGAGATCGCCGGCGAGTACCGCAGCTGGGTGGAGAGCGACCCCACCGAGGCGCAGTCGGTCGCGGACGCCGCGCTCGTCCTCGACCGGCTCGCGGACCAGATCGACGTGGAGTGCATCGCGGCCAGCGGGGACGCGGACTGA
- a CDS encoding GlsB/YeaQ/YmgE family stress response membrane protein: protein MVAYIIYLVLIGLVAGAVARLVVPGRDPIGLLGTVVLGVVGSFLGGFLGDEFQLHHWSHSFHTSGLLWSILGAVIVLLIARLGTRGRA, encoded by the coding sequence ATGGTTGCCTACATCATCTACCTGGTCCTGATCGGGCTCGTCGCCGGCGCCGTCGCGCGGCTCGTGGTCCCCGGACGCGATCCGATCGGCCTGCTCGGCACGGTCGTGCTGGGCGTCGTCGGGTCCTTCCTCGGCGGTTTCCTCGGCGACGAGTTCCAGCTCCACCACTGGTCGCACTCCTTCCACACCAGCGGCCTGCTCTGGTCCATCCTCGGCGCGGTGATCGTCCTGCTGATCGCCAGGCTCGGCACCCGCGGCCGCGCCTGA